The following are from one region of the Anolis carolinensis isolate JA03-04 unplaced genomic scaffold, rAnoCar3.1.pri scaffold_18, whole genome shotgun sequence genome:
- the LOC134294640 gene encoding oocyte zinc finger protein XlCOF6-like yields the protein MFRWNLLSSNFEPTAVSNQKQKNKNQVSILELNVHNTVDMEEKAYNCLECRKCFAHSSTLHAHQRTHTGEKPYNCLQCGQSFTHSSSLRRHQRTHTGEKPFKCLECGQSFTQSSGLRSHQRTHTGEKPFKCLECGQSFTYSSCLRKHQRTHTGEKPYKCLECGQSFADSSGLRSHQSIHTGEKPFKCLECGQSFTQSSGLRRHQRTHTGEKPYKCLECGQSFTHSSGLRRHQRTHTGEKPFKCLECEQSFTQSSGLRRHQRTHTGEKPFKCLECEQSFTQSSGLHSHQRTHTGEKPFKCLECGQSFARNGSLHSHQRSHTGEKPYNCLECGQGFADSSGLRSHQRIHTGEKPFKCLECGQSFTHSSGLRQHQWTHTGKKPYTCLECGQSFMYSSHLRSHQRTHTGEKPYKCLECGQSFTNSSHLRSHQRIHTGEKPYTCLECGQSFTQNSGLHVHQRTHTGEKPYKCLECGQSFTHSSHLRSHHRIHTGEKPYTCLECGQSFARSSGLRSHQMTHTGEKPYTCLECGQSFTRSSGLRSQQRTHTGEKPYTCLECGQSFAHSSVLRSHQRTHTGEKPYKYLECGQSFTNSSTVSLHAHFPILLQVCDPTSSLVLGGGT from the coding sequence atgttcagatggaatctactttcctccaactttgaacccactgctgtgagtaatcagaaacagaaaaacaagaatcaagtgtcaatattggaattaaatgtacataacactgttgacatggaggagaaagcctataactgcctggagtgtagaaaatgctttgctcatagttcaacTCTCCatgcacatcaaaggactcacactggggagaaaccctataactgccttcagtgtggacagagcttcactcatagttcaagtctacgtagacatcaaaggactcacactggggagaaaccctttaaatgcctggagtgtggacagagcttcactcagagttcaggtctacgttcacatcaaaggactcacactggggagaaaccctttaaatgcctggagtgtggacagagcttcacgtATAGTTCGtgcctacgtaaacatcaaaggactcacactggggagaaaccctataaatgcctggagtgtggacaaagctttgctgatagttcaggcctacgttcacatcaaagcattcatactggggagaaaccctttaaatgcctggagtgtggacagagcttcactcaaagttcaggtctacgtagacatcaaaggactcacactggggagaaaccctataaatgcctggagtgtggacagagcttcactcatagttcaggtctacgtagacatcaaaggactcacactggggagaaaccctttaaatgcctggagtgtgaacagagcttcactcagagttcaggtctacgtagacatcaaaggactcacactggggagaaaccctttaaatgcctggagtgtgaacagagcttcactcagagttcaggtctacattcacatcaaaggactcacactggggagaaaccctttaaatgcctggagtgtggacagagctttgctcgtaatggaagtctacattcacatcaaagatctcacactggggagaaaccctataactgcctggagtgtggacaaggCTTTGCtgatagttcaggcctacgttcacatcaaaggattcacactggggagaaaccctttaaatgcctggagtgtggacagagcttcactcatagttcaggcctacgtcaacatcaatggactcacactgggaagaaaccctatacatgcctggagtgtggacagagcttcatgtATAGTtcacatctacgttcacatcaaaggactcatactggggagaaaccctataaatgcctggagtgtggacagagcttcacgaATAGTtcacatctacgttcacatcaaaggattcacactggggagaaaccctatacatgcctggagtgtggacagagcttcactcagaattcAGGTCTTCatgtacatcaaaggactcacactggggagaaaccctataaatgcctggagtgtggacagagcttcacgcATAGTtcacatctacgttcacatcataggattcacactggggagaaaccctatacatgcctggagtgtggacagagtttcgctcgtagttcaggcctacgttcacatcaaatgactcatactggggagaaaccctatacatgcctggagtgtggacagagcttcactcgtagttcaggcctacgttcacaacaaaggactcacactggggagaaaccctatacatgcctcgaatgtggacagagctttgctcatagttcagttctacgttcacatcaaaggactcatactggggagaaaccctataaatacctggagtgtggacagagcttcactaatagttccacagtatctttgcatgctcattttccaatacttttgcaggtttgtgatcccaccagttctttagtgctgggaggtggtacttga